Part of the Mercenaria mercenaria strain notata chromosome 8, MADL_Memer_1, whole genome shotgun sequence genome is shown below.
tagggttagggtttgcTGGTGGGGTGCAACCATATGCTACTTATTTTTCTTAGAAACAACAGTAGGTAAAGAAAAACTGTTCAGTTTTAGAGAGCATGTAGAAGAACTGATAGGGATTTGATATGATTTCTGAAGAACGTCTTTTGTTGTTCAGAAATGTTCTAGGTAGGTTTAGCTGGCCGCTCCGCCGTAACCGCCCCCACTCCCCACAACTTTGAGATCGCTCATTCGCTAATGTAAAAGCACAtccatcaaaatattcaaaatactttACATAAATTAGGAAACTTAACATTTGTAGAATTTACACCACAGACAAAGAAAATGATAATGGCGATAGAttcattgatataatattttctttattttcatcagAATGAGCCAAGCACTGATGTTTCGCCACTGATCTTCCTGTCCTACCAGTGGGGGAGACAACCACAGGTTAAAGCATTGTATGAACGATTGGTTTCCCTTGGTTACACCGTTTGGATGGACATCTTTCAGATGGGTGGGGGAGATTCTCTGTACGATAAAATAGATCGTGGAATGAGAGGATGTAAAGTTGTTGTGTCGTGTGTTACACCGAAGTACGCCCTGTCAGCAAATTGTAGACGAGAAGTGAGCCTGGCTGATGCGTTGAAGAGACCAATTATACCTCTGTTACTAGAACAAATGACTTGGCCCCCAGACGGTCCAATGAGCATGATTTTCACGGAACTGCTTTACATCAATGTCTACCGCGACGCAGACATTCAGACGAAATGGAATGGACCAAAAGTCGAAGAATTGATCGGAAAATTGAAGATATATATACAAGATAAAATGGACGAAGGGCTTAAACAACCAAAAGAGAACGGTACAGGTAAAAGCAATGAATCTGGAAAACCAGGATCTGACAAACCTAAAGCATTATCCGCGACTGCGAAAGCAAAggaaaatgaaacaagtaaacCAAAATCTGAAGCGAATTCAACTAGCAATCAGAGCAACAAAATAGCAGAAGACGTTAAAGGTCATCAGagcaaagaaaaagaagaaagtaagCAATCAGAAAAATCAGGATCAGGTAAACCAGAAGCATTAACCAGCACTGAAAAAGCAAAAGAACAGGAGACAGCTAAACCGAAAGCTGAAAAATCTGCCACGCAGTCTGAAAATGTCGAAAGTACTAAAACTGACAATAAACAAAAGGAGGAACCTAAGGAAACGGAAACCAAGAAAACGTCAAAATCATGCGTTTTACTGTAGGAGAATTATAGTAAAACCTGCTTTATCCATGATTTAAAGCCTAAGTCAAACCATTGATTGAtcagaaataataaacttttccCGTTTGTTTGTAATAGAAAAAGGCTACAAGGTAGGAATATGTACTTTTATGTGATTTCTAACTGAAATAGACTTCAATTGTATATTAATTCAGTGCATTCATGTACAATACCTGGACTTTGTATATATAGTCTTACGACTTTTAgccgtaacaaatcaaagagcatagcattttatgacgaTAAAACCATCTGCCTGCGATGAGATCCGAACCCGGGTCGCTCCGGGACTAGTCAAATGCTCTAACCTCTGAGCGAAAGAGTGGACTCCCTGACGCTGTTGTTAGAGATTGGCTTTTAATGTGCAGGCTAGCGTAAGCGACAGTAACAGCAGAATAATAAAAATTTGATCCGCAGCTCTCTTTCATTTTATGAATTAGGATATTTAACATGCACTATTTTGCATAAATGACTTATAAATGGAGAGAAAAGCAGttaaaaaaggaatatttttgaaattatataaaacattaaataatgttTGCACTAATAAGTTGACATGttacctttttttaatttatattctaATTTTTATTGATAACATTCCAAAAAGGATTATTATAGcttattgttgattttttttattgtaagtacTAGTTCCTGTGGTTAGTGGTTCTAAGTAGAAATACTTATATTTTTTCCCCATAAATGTTAACATGCTTTCTTTACAATTTCGCTGAGATCTTATGCATGTACTTAATAGAAAATATAGTTACAGCTGAAGAGTGTGTTTCGTAGCTTTTAGTGATATTCCTAGTATATGATTTAATCATTTGTTGATTTTGCGCTAGTGTTTAACTTTGTCTTATCATAAGTATTAAATTATCAGCCTAACGTCTTGCATTGCTTTTGGATAGTGCTAAATAGGCTAGCTATTGAAAGAATTCTTAACATACTGTGCAATCCTCTATAcggcaaaaactatcaaagggtcataattgcattaaaatatttacagaaaacattccttcctttatggtaaTCTACAcctcaagcttgttcatctgtaaaACTtcgaagcaaatcaggctaatagtctAGGAGGAGTTGGGCACACATTTTTTTCTCTagattctatatagcaaaaactatcaaggtaaaaataatcacagaaaaagtCCTTCCTTTACGGTGAACTACACATCAAGCTTGTTGATTTGTGAAAttctgaagcaaatcaggctaaatagtgtgggaggagttggacacaagaTTTCGGACGGACGtacgtacggacagcagcaacgctacaTGCCCCTcacataaatgtgtgggggcaTACAAAAATGAGATTGAAAACGAAAACGGTCTTGGTCAGATGGAAAGAAACACTCCAAAAGAGTGTCATGCGGATAAAATGTTGGTCGGTTTTCCGAAACTAGATCCATATACTAGTTTATTTCTAATTTGTGCGACAAGTAAGATTATatcatttattgtatttttatgattaagaaacattttacaaatctGACTTTTTCCCGGTTTTATCCCGGTGGATACACTTGTAGCGATCGATTAAGATCACGATGTGTCATTTAATGCTGTACTGTGCCAAATACATTTCCTGTATTTATAGCTGTTTTTTATGTGATATACTTTTTTGATCAGTTGAAAATTATTAACATAGCTCAGCGAAACAATAAATCTTATCAAAGTGGAATTTAGTGTTACTTGTTTGTATGAATCTATTTCATTTGttcattattattatgatgatagTGACATGCACATATTGATTAAAGCTAATTGCATTTTTAGCTAAGACCTCCGTCTTTGTTGCCATTGCTATCAAATCCTCAACCCGTACAAAGGTATCGAAAATACAGGAAGAACCCAAACGAAAATCGTTTGTTTTAACTATCTTAGTGTCAAATGTATGTACGCATTGCATGATGTAACCGTTTAGtttgaattaaaacaaattaagggactataaatttttgtatttgtattttagcAAATTAATAGATCTATGATACTATTGTTCAATGTATCAATATCTACATTTTTACCGTCTCCTGGTTTTTTTATTACAGCTGCATTTGAAAAGCTTTGCCTGGTTTGCGTAAAAATTCTGATAATCAGTAGAAACTGAAATTGTTAGAAATATGTATAACTCAACG
Proteins encoded:
- the LOC123562416 gene encoding uncharacterized protein LOC123562416; its protein translation is MCTCGISKCCTATAAWIGVCGTKDVVEDEEFEYPSPPPIFLSYQWGVQNEVKLLKQHLNMAGYECWMDIGQMGGGDKLFNKIDSGIRAAKVIICCTTEKYAQSPNCNREVNLSVNLGKPIIPLLMEKMAWPPKGSMGPIFSEYLFIRFFQRNGEETDDQRYWPIAKFQELLMQMNFYAVPDPKLIKPVYSNWWNPIVEDIKIDKNKNASGTKNTTGNKADTNEPSTDVSPLIFLSYQWGRQPQVKALYERLVSLGYTVWMDIFQMGGGDSLYDKIDRGMRGCKVVVSCVTPKYALSANCRREVSLADALKRPIIPLLLEQMTWPPDGPMSMIFTELLYINVYRDADIQTKWNGPKVEELIGKLKIYIQDKMDEGLKQPKENGTGKSNESGKPGSDKPKALSATAKAKENETSKPKSEANSTSNQSNKIAEDVKGHQSKEKEESKQSEKSGSGKPEALTSTEKAKEQETAKPKAEKSATQSENVESTKTDNKQKEEPKETETKKTSKSCVLL